The Equus przewalskii isolate Varuska chromosome 8, EquPr2, whole genome shotgun sequence genome has a window encoding:
- the LY6D gene encoding lymphocyte antigen 6D produces the protein MQGRGWKIRDSVIQERTEGWREEDVAVSCSVSGGLCPQPGEGEADPCPGRRRPGAEVPPAGRARQVLGHGCGPARVGQVPVERCCLADCPPPPLLPAPVPAIRPPKRRGPHCSQRRPEMKTALLLLVALAVAAGPAQALRCHVCSNSMNCKKPQTCSPGSRYCRTMSKMEPLSGNLVEKDCVESCTPTHGLQSQVSRGTAVTLCCQEDLCNENLQSSAPARTLPTGATLGLALALGLVALILGPSL, from the exons ATGCAAGGAAGGGGGTGGAAGATCAGAGACAGCGTGATCCAGGAGCGGAcagagggctggagagaggaagatGTGGCAGTGAGCTGCAGTGTCAGTGGAGGTCTCTGTCCACAGCCTGGAGAGGGGGAGGCAGACCCCTGCCCTGGGAGGAGGCGGCCAGGGGCAGAGGTCCCCCCAGCTGGCAGGGCCAGGCAAGTGCTGGGCCATGGGTGTGGGCCAGCCAGGGTGGGGCAGGTCCCTGTGGAACGCTGCTGCCTGGCAGActgcccacccccgcccctcctGCCAGCACCTGTCCCAGCTATAAGGCCTCCCAAAAGGAGGGGCCCCCACTGCTCCCAGAGACGCCCCGAGATGAAGACGGCCCTGCTGCTCCTTGTTGCCCTGGCTGTGGCCGCTGGGCCAG cccaggctctcCGCTGTCACGTATGCTCCAACTCCATGAACTGTAAGAAACCTCAGACCTGCTCACCCGGCTCGCGCTACTGCAGGACCATGTCCAAGA TGGAGCCCCTGTCGGGGAACCTGGTGGAGAAGGACTGTGTGGAGTCGTGCACGCCCACGCACGGCCTGCAGAGCCAGGTCAGCAGGGGCACAGCAGTCACCCTGTGCTGCCAGGAGGACCTGTGCAACGAGAATCTGCAGAGCAGCGCGCCGGCCCGCACCCTGCCCACCGGTGCCACCCTcggcctggccctggccctcgGCCTCGTCGCCCTGATCTTGGGCCCCAGCCTGTGA